Proteins from a single region of Felis catus isolate Fca126 chromosome B4, F.catus_Fca126_mat1.0, whole genome shotgun sequence:
- the ASCL1 gene encoding achaete-scute homolog 1, giving the protein MESSAKMESGGAGQQPQPQPQPQPQQPFLPPAACFFATAAAAAAAAAAAAAQSAQQQQQQQQQQQQQQQQQQQAPQLSPAADGQPSGGGHKSASKQVKRQRSSSPELMRCKRRLNFSGFGYSLPQQQPAAVARRNERERNRVKLVNLGFATLREHVPNGAANKKMSKVETLRSAVEYIRALQQLLDEHDAVSAAFQAGVLSPTISPNYSNDMNSMAGSPVSSYSSDEGSYDPLSPEEQELLDFTNWF; this is encoded by the coding sequence ATGGAGAGCTCTGCCAAGATGGAGAGCGGCGGCGCCGGCcagcagccgcagccgcagccgcagccgcagccgcagcagCCCTTCCTGCCGCCCGCAGCCTGCTTCTTTGCcacggccgcggcggcggcggcggcggcagcggcggcggcggcgcagagcgcacagcagcagcagcaacagcagcagcagcagcagcagcagcagcagcagcagcagcaggcgcCGCAGCTGAGCCCGGCGGCCGACGGCCAGCCCTCAGGGGGCGGTCACAAGTCAGCGTCCAAGCAAGTCAAGCGACAGCGCTCGTCCTCGCCCGAACTGATGCGCTGCAAACGCCGGCTCAACTTCAGCGGCTTCGGCTACAGCCTGCCGCAGCAGCAGCCGGCCGCCGTGGCCCGCCGCAACGAGCGCGAGCGCAACCGCGTCAAACTGGTCAACCTGGGCTTTGCCACGCTCCGGGAGCACGTCCCCAACGGCGCGGCCAACAAGAAGATGAGCAAGGTGGAGACGCTGCGCTCCGCGGTCGAGTACATCCGCGCGCTACAGCAGCTGCTGGACGAACACGACGCGGTGAGCGCCGCCTTCCAGGCTGGCGTCCTGTCGCCCACCATCTCCCCCAACTACTCCAACGACATGAACTCCATGGCCGGCTCGCCGGTCTCCTCCTACTCGTCCGACGAGGGCTCTTACGACCCACTCAGCCCCGAGGAGCAAGAGCTGCTCGACTTCACCAACTGGTTCTGA